TGATGCTAGTTCATATTGATGTGACTTTCAGTCTTGAAGAAGGGTCTGCTTAAAAGAAAGCGTAGGAAAACAGCTAATAAGCACAGTTACCTGTAGGAGGAGTTTAAGTCGAGTGATGCGCTGGAAAGGGAGGATGAGGAAGGATTTAAGTGAGAGGCGCTGGCATACTGGATCACTTTCCAATCTCTCCAGTACTTGTTGAAATCCTGCATTTCCACTCCTGTGGGAGTGTAAATGAGAAGGGATATCTAGGCATCAGCAAATAAACAGTCTTTCTAACAGAGAGGAAGAGTATCAGATTCCAGTGAATGCTAGAGTATGCCAGCCACTGCAGTCATGTTTTGGCCCTGGAGCAAGAGATGTCAACAAACCAGACCACTCTACATAGCACAGATAAGTATAGGTTTCTAACAGCTATAGGTGGAtagcagaatcacagagttgtaTAACTCTTGTTAGATCTTTTTGCGCTATTGTCCTCCAGAATAATCAGAAGTAGCATCTATGTTTCAACCTCACCTACAAAAAGAATACCTTTCACAAGATAGTGGTGGCTTGTAATCCTTTCTTCATACCAAATGGCACAGCTCCAGCAACTTTATCCAGAGAGTGGAAAAGCTGCCTCCACATTCTTGCTACTTCTGGGAGGAGTATTACTCCTACATTCCCCCCAGTGTGTCTCTTAACCTCTTAGGAACAGCCACTGCCACCCAGTTTTCTGTCTTGGACAGCAGCAGATACAAGAATAATGGTACACAAGTGGCATCTACTGCCAGAACAGCTAAATCCTATAACCctgaagagatggaaaagaagcTTTTAGACCCCGTAGAAATATCTCACAAGCAGCCATTGGGCCCACAACGCCCTAGATGATATCCTGAAGGTTCTTTCCATGCAGAACTGAGCCTTTACTGAAGAAACCAATTGTAAGACTAAATCTCTCCCAGTCAACAGCACCCAGAGCACGCAGTGCCTGAATGACTTTTTTGGAACAGTGACTTCTCTCAAAGTCATCAAGTAGGACTGGGTTTTTACTGAGAGAATTAGTGCAGAAGTGCTAAGGAAGCCTTGCTCATGACTGAACCTGAGCAGTGCTTGATTGTGCCACAaagtgcagaagagaaactgatgGTGCTCGGGCCTTAGGATTTTCAATTTTCCCATTTCAAACACTCTTGGATAACCTGTTTAGATTTAATGGCAGCAACAACACTGTTCTTAACTATCACTTTCAGGTTATTAATAGTCTGAAAACAACTGTCTAGGACAGTCATTTTTGACCTACGGCTGTGGCAATTGCCTTCAGTAGAAATATTCTACTGAATATTATTATCTTACATTATTAACAGCTGTTCTTTTAGTCCTCGCAAAAGAGAAGCCTTACAGAACCTCAGTCCTTCCGTTCTAAATGCTACTGAATTGAAGAAGGCTTCCACCTTTTCTTCTGGAGATGTACTGCAAGGACCAATAAACAGATCATACTTGCTGTATGCCCTGTCACTTGAAACAGAGTGTATGAGAAGTGCAGCAGACAAGTAGGTGACTTCAACAAATGTTGAAGGTttcaacaaatgaaaaacttaCAGTAACCGCTGAAAGGTTTGTTCCTGGTATGTCTGGTTTGTTACATAGGGTAGATACACCCTGCGGAACTCAGGAGCATGTTTCAGAGCCACATCACATACATGGAAGGTGAACATGTTCTCTTCAAACTTCTCTTCCAAGTCAAAAAGGAAACTGCAGCACACAGTTGTGGTGTCatagaaggagagagaaatatagAGCAGTGATCAGTAGTAGCAGGAACatgttcatttctttaaaatccaGATAGCTCACATATAAGCACAAGATAGCTCTACTTTCAGAGAGCACAGCGCCTGTACAATAACAGTTTGGGGCTAGACATCAAGGAAGAGGCAGAGGCAATATGGGTTACTGTTCCTCATTGATTCACAGAACATCctggttggaaggaacccaaaAAGGataatcaagtccaactcctgtctccacacagCCCCATCTAAAATTCAACCCCTATGTCAGTGAATGTtgctgtccaaatgctccttgaactcaGGCAGGCTTGGTGCTATACCTTCCTAGGTACTTTGTTCCTGTGCCCAACCACCCTCAGTGAAGAGACAaatacccaacctgaccctctgatgatgcagctccatgccattctctttggtcctgttgctgtcatcagagagcagagctctcaGTTCCTGCTCCTCCGTTCCCTCTCATGAGAAGCTGTAGGCCACCATGaggcctcctcttctccaggatgaacaatGAACCCCAGCTGCTTCTCCTATTTTTTGCCCTCTAGACCCTTTACTATCTTGATAACCATCCTTTGGAAGATCTTTAATAGCTTTATATCCATGTTACATTTTCATACAGTCATGGcacccaaaactgcacacagcactCACGGTGAGGCTATGCAGGCACAGGGCAGAACAGGACAACACCTTCCTTCAATCAGCTGTGTGATGTACCCCAGGGTACAGTCGGCCCTTTTGGCTGCCAGGACACAGTACTGACTCAGACTGAACTTATTATCAACCAGATtgctttctgcagggctgctctccagcttctTGTCTCCTAGCCTGTACATACAGTGAGGGTTGGCCTGTCCCAGGTATACAATCTGAATCTTGCAACTTTCATGCATTTGGCAACTGCCCAACCCTCCAATTAGTTCCTGAGAAGCTATATTTGCTACTTCTAAAGTTACAATCAGGAAACAATAGCAAATCAGGACATCACAAAAAAGAATTCCCTTGGtagaaactgaaaacacagagcaaaccATACCTAGACTTGcaggagagaaacagaacatAATCAAAGCTGATTCCTTGCACATGGGGTCAGGTCTATGTATTACGACTTACACTTACTTAATTTCATATTAGATATTGTCATATGATAGCTGTAACCATATCTACTTATTTTTGATTCAGGACTGTGTAGCTGCATCTTCTCTACATGTATTTTGCAAGAGTTGCATTTGGTTTGGACTGAGATCTAGTTACTTGTTTGTAGCTAGTGCCAATAAGACATGGTAGCATTTTGAACATTCTGATTCTGCAGTGATCTCTGTGTACAGTTGTATCATTTCCAGGACTTAACACCAAGATTTGCATTGTCTTGTCACCTATAAAGGTGATGTTTCCTTTGAGGGCAACATTGATAATGCAATCACAAAGTGCTATGCGCATATATATCCAACTCAAAGGTCAGTGAACACACAGAACAGGAATGAGAGATGTTACTGATAGAGACTAGTAGTTTCAAGGCTGTATTTGCACTTCATGGAGGGTATCAAATGTGGAAGTAAGGGTGCGAATCTCACCTGGCACTGACATCACGTACATCCTGAAGGCGTGAGAAAAGCCACTGACGCTCCTGATTACTGAGAATTGCTTGGAGTTCTGTTGATCGCTGGAAGTGATCCACTGCCACATTTAAACTGCGCAAGTAGGAAGCCTCAGACATTATCAACTCAAATTTGGccttgagagaagaaaaaagggagcaGAACATAAGCAGACCAGGCAAGCCTGCAAAGAATCTTACCAGGTGGACATGGGATGAAGCAAGAAAACTTTTAGTATGAGATGTGTGCAATTAAttacaaaagaagagaaacttcAGGAATGAAAGACAGCTTGTGGTACGACAAACAATAGCAACCTGTTctaattttacttttcattccttCACTCCACTTTCATTACGTCCCCTATTTTACATGCTCCCATAAATTTTCCAGCATCCACATTGCCCAcgttttttttctccttcatgttacacatgctgttgtttttttcctctccctcagAGTTCTCCCATCCACTTTTTGGTCCCTCCCATTTTCCTTAACCTGTCACTCCATGTACCAATTTGctgaatacatacatacatacatattctCATTCTCCCTCAGCCCTGTGGCACACATGGGTCAATTCTGTAAACTCACGCTAGCACAGGAACTACAATTAATTGTGGCTTTATTAGCATCTCTCATAAGCTTAAGTGTAGGAGAAAGCTCAGTCTTCTCTTTAGAATTCTCTTTTGCATCAAACTTGTTCAaaactctttgttttctcttgttctaATTTCCTGGCATCTGTTTTCACAAAGTTACCGAAAAAAAATTTcatcttatttctgtgcttcttttaaCACAGAGCAGAACTTCAGCACTGTACTATTTCATAAGCATAGACACCACATTCCCAAGCTGCTTACAAGAGAACCAACCACTGCATTCCCACATTAGGCATTTTTGCTCTCCACTTAAACCACCATCCTCTATCCTCCTTGACTACAAGCCACCTACCTACCTTATCACATCTATCCATTACCTCTTGCAGCTTCTGCTCATCACGGGACATATTGAGTAGCAATCTGCTGCCACGGATCATGGGGATATCCTGCCAGAGGGATGCGTTTGATGACACTGACAGACGTTGCAAGTATGAGTCCTGAGGAGATAACACTTTCCTTCGCAGCCTCGGGGAGCTTGGCAAATTTGATTCTGTATCCTCTGCAAAAGAATCCACTCTCTTCTGGCTTTGAATGGCCTTGTTCAGAACCACATCACTGTACTCCTGATACAGCAACCTTGCTGTGAAGAGaggtatatatttttatactttctATGGCAGCTACCTGCCCTCTACTTATGTCTGGAGAAAACTGTTAGGATAACATTAAACCATATGTATCTATTATCAGCTGAGTGGTGACCATGACTCTGGCTTCACTGCCACCACTAAACACTCCTTTCTAATGCTCCCAAGTGACAAAAGCCACAGCAAAGGTAGGAGATGACAGAGGATAGGGGTCTGCCATAGCACTTAAAGCAGAAGGTACTTACAGGAGTTAATGAGTTTGGAGTGCCGACGTTTGAAGGTCTCCATTGTATCTGCaggtttcttttctctgtcagGGAGTAAGGATTtgcaaacacagagaaaatgaagagcacAGTGCCAGTGATGGATAACCTAAATCTTAGTAATGAATCTGGTACAACAAGGCCCTCTCTTTCCAACAAGCTCAAGTTCCACATGCTTTACTttagaaagaacaaaatttgGCTTGATGGAAATACTATCCACAGGACAGAAATACTTCTGCTGCAATGGAGTCCTCTCCTACAGAACATGGATAGGAATACAGCTGTAAGTCACCATATCATAGTTTTCTACCTATTATCTTCATTTTGGCCCCTCAGAAACAATGGTAGAGCAACAAGTATCTGTGTTATGCAGGCACGAGGCCAAAATCAATGGAGCCTTTAAGATACTTACCGCAATATAACTGCTTCTGAACTGATTGGTGGTTCCCTGTGCACCTTGTGTGCTTCTTCCTCTGAAGGAACGGGATAGACTTCTGTACATAAGATAATTAGAAGGTaaacacaaatacaaatgtGGAGTCAAGCGAGAATCCTGAACAGATACCATTATCCATGCAGCAGTCTTAAGTCTACAGTACAAATGCCCTCCTgaactttatttctgttttttgtaaTTCGCGGCATTACTTACACTTTAGATCTATTACTTAGTCAAGTTTGCTTTCCATACCAATAAGAAGGCTGACACTTTCAGAAGTGACAGTAACTCTAAGAGCATTGACTTTCAGTTGCCAAAATGAAGATCTTCATACTGCCTGCAGGTCCTATATTTGTaagctgccttttccttttcagcaacTCGGGCCAGGTACCTGAGGATCTATGGACACAAAGTTACTCATTGTGTCTTGCTTTTGCAGATGTTGAGCTCCAAAAACTCCAGGCAACATCCAGGATAGAAACACCAAACGCCTCACAAAAATCACACATTTCCAGAGCCTTCTAAAGGATGACACCTGGTGGATTCTGCATGAGAATGATTTGTGTTATCCAAAATTTGCATTTATGTGCCCTGACTGCTTACAAACTGCTGTTCGAGTCAGTGTCTATTtatataaaatgaagaaaatgtgggCTTCTCTCTTATTCTGTGAGAGGAAATAATGTAAATAGGGAGTGAAGAAATTACACATAAATTcatcagaagcagaaagaggaagTGAGACTAGAGACTGAGCTGTAAATGTAAGTTAGAGAGAACCACTGCCttgaatgttttaaaaatattgaaaaaatgaagaattttttgAGCGTGCTGCCAAACTCTTTGCAACCCTCAGCcattctctccttttcctccatAACAGATAACATAACAGAACTCTAGCATATTGAGAAGCTTGGAAAATAAACTTATTAATTTTGAGGAAAAGCAAGtatgtttaaaatattatatgagtgctgctccaaaagtattgccttctattttattatgctggcccacaACATCCAAGGCAGATCatgatggtatggcagtagagattcaacctttccaccaatactgttatattttgttgccatgtgacagatggcagcagagggctTTCTAACAAAGTTGCTTCATATGCTCCAGATCAGGTGCCAAAATGTGGAATTGAACtcttcagtgcagaaaaaaattcatACACTGATATTCATTGATGTTTGCTCAtatttatgaagaccaaacagtggatgttagcAAAGCAAGGCAGTGGGTGATGTGTTGAAGCAGGTACAACAGAGAGTCACCTCTGCTAGTAAAGACTTTACATCATGCAGGTACTcattcatcactggcaaaaatgcatagctagtggcAGTGGCTATATTGAAAAACtattttatagctgagaattagctctatcaaatagcattattgtACTCTTTGTTGTAGTTTACATGAGAacaaatgggaggcattactttcagtgtAACCCATGTACATGTAGAATATAGTAAGGAACAGACAGGCATATGAGAGCAAGTACTGTCTGAAAGAGCTGCACTACAGAAAACACAAGTTTTCCATTAATAACTTCAGTCATTTGGCTTCTGTTCAAGTCAGGATTTTAGACTTGACAAATTTGCTTCATTATCTGTAATCTCAGAGTTTGCATTCTTAGGAAGAAATCTCTTTCAAAAGGTCAGATTGGAGACTAAAGGTGCCAGCTGCAAAATGAAGGATGGTAGGAAATAAACAAGGGGCTAATACATGCCATAATatgaacaggctgccaaggacATGTGTACACTTTTACTACTTAGAAAAGGGCTGTTATTTAAGTGCAACAAAACACAATGGCTGTATGATGGCAGCAAAGGTAATTAACAGCTGCAAACAGCCCCACAAAACAGCCAACTCTAGCAAGTAGGCTAAAATTGCTCATGTTACTGGGTAAGGGCAGCAGATCAATAAACTCAGTGAAGGAACAGGAAGTGAAATAAGGTCTCTGCTGCATGTTTTGGGGCAAGCAGGGGAACTAAGTCCCCATGTGTGCAGGAAGGGGTAGCAGACAGAAGCTTGGAAGAGAGCTATGTAATAGCAGGCTGGAGTTGCACAAGGGGCTGCAGTTCCACGTATTGCCAGAAATGCACAAAAGCATTGCCATACTTTCAACTCTCATGACTTTGTATCATATCACCTATTTAACTTTTGATATCTGCATTAAGTtttgcaaagggaagaaaagtagGTGAAGATGGAGGATGGACTCACCATGTACCACATCTGGTGGTACAGATATCCTCTTCAGGCCCTGCCGGTGCCAGTCCTTGCTTTTCACTCTATGCTTACTCAGACTTCCTTGACTGGATCTTGGTGCTTGTACAACTACCCCAATTGTTTTTTTGTCTGCCCAGCTTGATGATTTTTCCAAAGGTAAATGTTTGGGTACTTCTTCCTTTAACTGAGACACCACACAGTGTTCTTCTTCTTGTCCTTCTAGCCTTTGCTTGACTCTCCCCTCACTTTCTATTTCCTCTGTAATTGCTGGTGGAGCTTGGATGTTCTTTGTGTCCACACCAAAGAGGTCTGTCCGCTGCTCCCACTGTAGCTCTCCTGGTAACTCATCTTCTTGGCAGGGTGTTTGAGTGATTGGTGGTGATGGAGGGCTCAGCTGGAGAAAGTGAATTGGATTGGTGAATGCTAGCATTGGAAGGGACTGTACAGAGTCTCTGCTCTTGGAGTTTGTGAATGTTTCCAAATCTTCCAGTGAGGACCAAGAAAGGTGGTCAGGTGAGGATTTTCCATGCTGTATACCCATGTGCTGAATCACTGTTTCAGTGCTGGTGTCAGAACAGCTGGTCAGTGCCTCATTTCCAACAGCAAAAAAGTCCTTGGCCAACAAACTCACCCCAGAGACATCAGAAGCCTCTGTATCCTGGGTACCCAAGTCACAGAGATTGTGCTCTTTAGTTGCTGGAACAAATACATGTTTGTCTATTAGACATGTATCAGAAGAGTTGACAGGGTTAGTATCAGATACAATAGTAGCAGTCCTTAGAGAACGGCTTCTAGCAAGGGCTACTAAATCATGATCATCTATATTACAGTTTAGATGTGGCCCAGAGTGTGGTACAGGAGTCAGTGTCTTGTAACTCTCAAGGGCTAGAGGCTGGACACAGTGATCAGCATTAAGTGCAGGGGCCTGAGCTTGAACAGGGCTTGAGACATGGTGTTTGGCATCAGGCTCAGACAACAGAGTTAGGGCTGTGTTAGGCATAGGAGACAGAGGCTGTCCTCCCTGGTTCACAGCAAGGACCATATCTCCTTCAGGGGGCCAAGCTAGGGAGTTCAGGATGCTTGAGATTCTAGATCCAGGATTCCAGTGAGACTGATCAAGTAAAGGTACCTGTTGTGCTTTGTGAAACACGTttgcttcagtttcattttcttgcataATGGCACTTTCTTCTGGTGGAGGCTGGTACTGCAGAATTGTTTCTGGTTGGTTCAGGGGGTTGGAAGTCCTCCTCTGTGTTTGAGGAGGAGGCTctgcaattaaaaacagagtTTTTCTGTTCCCAGGAGGGCTCTTCTCTGCAGGAAGAGAGCTTGTATACGctacagagaaagaagatgagCCACTAAGGTCTTCATGAAAATCTTCCTCAGGAGCAAGCAGTTCATAGGAACCACTGTCCTCCTCTGGATCAGCAGTTAAAACAATAGTTTCCACTGATGCCAAGTCCTGTATGCACACAGAAAGAGCTTGGTTAGCATGCTTCTCTATAGAGTATGGCAATTTGTTCAGGCTGGAACCAGGACAGTCCTCAGGGTTCACCAGGCCCCCTCCACTGGCATCCTCTTGCTGTGGGCCAGACACTGAAGCCACAGAGGTGAGCTCTACGGGTAAATCTGAAACAAAGTCACAAACCTCAGCTTTTTGTAAGTTTTCTGCAACGGGATGAGGATCCACAGGATCAGTTGGGTCCATCTTCTCAGTACCAGTGGAAAAACATACTGCAGCAGAAGCCTCTGGGTTCTCTATGCTAGAAAGTGCTGCCACTCTTGCACAGTGTGGTGCTTCCCTTTTGTCAAATATCTGGACAGTCTTTCCAGGTTCGCCACTGTGCTCACCCTCCCCGCCCAGCCTTATCTTGTCATCCCAGTCAACTTCTACACTATCTTGATTGCTGATGGAAAAATGGACAGAGTCTTTCAGCTCTTCCAGGTCAGAGATATGGCACATGTGCAGAGGCACCACTGGAATTTCACCCACTAGGTTCACACTCTCTGATGGGAAAGGGATGGCAGAAGGTGTCTGACATCTAGAACCAACTGCAGTGACATGAGCTTTGAGCAGCACACTCTTACCAAGACACTCTCTCATGAAGTCACATTCCCCAGGAGGTGCGGTTCGAGTTTGctcagccaaaaaaaaattTTCCAAACAACAGAAGTCCACTTTATGCCTAGGCATATAAAGTGACTCTGAAAGGAGAGCTGATGACAGAGTCTTCAGTTTGAGCTCTTCCCCCCACAGTTGTTCCTGTTCattgtgttccttttcttcttgatttttgGGCTTCAaaaaatttccttcttcttgCATGTTCTGGTCTTCGCActctttcttttgttcctgctgaAGTTCAGACACTGtttcttcctgtgctgtttCCTTATGTTGTGAAGTATTTGCTTGTTTAACTTTTTTAGCAGTATTCTTTATGTAGAAAGCACATGATACTGAAGAAGTAGGTCTGCTGTCCGTTTTTCTGCAATCATCTTCAAGATGAATGCATTTAGAAATGGATGAGTTTTCTTTAGGAATCGTTACTGTTCCCTGGTCTTTGAACATCTTGCTATTCCTCATTTCACAAGCTGAGAGGTTTCCTCCTGCTTGTAGTGAGCTTACTGAGCTTACTTGGCTGTCATCTGTTAAGGTGGAAGACAACTGATAGGAAGACCCCATATATTCTTCCCAGCTCTGGAGCGCTCTACTGCTTTCCTTACCATCTTCATAAGTATAAAGTTCAGCCATGTCCTCTGCTGTTACCTCTATGGTAGGCTGTTCACCAGTTGCCAGTGACAcctttttgctgctttgcttctgctctgcactaGCATCAATCTCCTGCAAAGACCCTACATTACCCAAAGATGGCTCAGCCTTATAGTGCCCCTCTGAAATGGTTTTACAAACCAAGAAGCATTTAGGTACCTCTCTCTGAGAGGAAATGTCATCAGCCAAAGGAGATTTTTGATACTGGGCCTGAAGGTCTGAGTCATGAAAAGCCAGTTCTGTCTGGGACTGAGAACATTCAGTGCTGAGGTCCACAGGCTGTGGGATGGCATTGCCAGTAGTTGGTCCATCCTGGATTGGGCTAAGATAGGAAAAGTCCTGGTTGCTTTCCAGGTCAGCCAACTCCCCTAGCTTAAGTTTCAGTGAACAATCCAGTCCACCCTCTGAAATCATTTCTCCCTCCCATTCTGAGAGTCTCTTCTGAGGACCTGCATCATCATGCTCTTGTTCCAGTCCTGCTGGCACTTTTTGTACAGGGTTTGAGGGTCTGCctggcatttctgctgcttccccTGGAGCAGAAAGACAGTCCTGAAGTGTGCTGAGCTCTTCTCCCTCTGCAGAATCCAGTGGGCTGATGCTCATTTCAACTGATGCATGAGGGGCATGAAGCTCTCTTTCAGATACTGCAGATTTCCAGGTTTCTCAGCAATGTTGCAAGCTTCCAAGGGAGTGGTACTTCTCTTGCTGATTTCTTCAGAGACCATCCATGAttcattcagttaaaaaaataaataaagaaataatttttctgttaGTACTGCAGAATGATTTAGTAGAACTAATTAGTTTAAGAGACTTAAAAAACAGATACTACTGCTgatgaggggaaagaaaacaaaagacataTTTTAGTCAATTGACAAGTgtagagaatcatagaattacaaggttggaaaggacctacaagatcatctagtccaaccatcctcccattaccatttctaccacaagccactaaaccatacctcatagctcctcatctagacacctcttgaacaccaCCAAGGACGGCGACTCCActacagtatcacagtatcacagtattgtgcaagttggaagggaccttagagatcatcgagtccaactcccaggatttgagcctttctgtgtagcagaacagcatttctaccacttgcgccacaggggggatttgaaccctgtgtctccagtgttgcaagcagcaccttataccactgcgccaccagggggcacaccacctccctgagcagcctgttccagtgcctgaccactctctgagagaaaaagttttttcttatgcctaatctaaacctcatctggtgcaacttgtggccatttcctaaggtcctgtttgttgcctgggagaagaggccagagccCTCCTCATCGcatcaggaagctgtagagtgcaatgaggtttcccctgagcctccccttctccagactgtacaatcccagctcccacaCTGCATAGGTGGAGAGAGTACTCCTGATGCACACGGACATAACTACAGattacaaagagaaacaaaatgaaaattcagattattaaaatgtaaaaatctcAGGATTGTTGGACAGTTTCTCTAAGGACATAGCGGAATTTCCTATCCATTACTGCATTTGAAGTTCAGATATGACATTTGAGAAACGTCTATGGAAAGGACGGTAGAATCTGATTCATTGCTTTACTTTTTCTGGATTCTGTCTATCCCATGATTCACCACCTCAAATTTAAAAGATGCAAGAAATAGACAAACCTGAGTGgcttccctcctttctttgGCTTCGGGGATGTGCTCCCTCACTTTCCATGCTTTCTTCCCTATTTTCAATTCCCTGCTTATCAGAAATGGATAGTCACAGTACCAGGCCAAACTGACCTGTAAACTGTTGACACTGCTTCACATGCCTATCAGGTACACCTACAGTCATGCTAGAGTCTGTAAATTAGCTGTCAAGGACCTGCTGCAACATGTAACAGCAGTGAAAATTTCTCCCTGAACAAAGCTTCA
The sequence above is a segment of the Excalfactoria chinensis isolate bCotChi1 chromosome 1, bCotChi1.hap2, whole genome shotgun sequence genome. Coding sequences within it:
- the ARHGEF5 gene encoding rho guanine nucleotide exchange factor 5 isoform X2, which translates into the protein MSISPLDSAEGEELSTLQDCLSAPGEAAEMPGRPSNPVQKVPAGLEQEHDDAGPQKRLSEWEGEMISEGGLDCSLKLKLGELADLESNQDFSYLSPIQDGPTTGNAIPQPVDLSTECSQSQTELAFHDSDLQAQYQKSPLADDISSQREVPKCFLVCKTISEGHYKAEPSLGNVGSLQEIDASAEQKQSSKKVSLATGEQPTIEVTAEDMAELYTYEDGKESSRALQSWEEYMGSSYQLSSTLTDDSQVSSVSSLQAGGNLSACEMRNSKMFKDQGTVTIPKENSSISKCIHLEDDCRKTDSRPTSSVSCAFYIKNTAKKVKQANTSQHKETAQEETVSELQQEQKKECEDQNMQEEGNFLKPKNQEEKEHNEQEQLWGEELKLKTLSSALLSESLYMPRHKVDFCCLENFFLAEQTRTAPPGECDFMRECLGKSVLLKAHVTAVGSRCQTPSAIPFPSESVNLVGEIPVVPLHMCHISDLEELKDSVHFSISNQDSVEVDWDDKIRLGGEGEHSGEPGKTVQIFDKREAPHCARVAALSSIENPEASAAVCFSTGTEKMDPTDPVDPHPVAENLQKAEVCDFVSDLPVELTSVASVSGPQQEDASGGGLVNPEDCPGSSLNKLPYSIEKHANQALSVCIQDLASVETIVLTADPEEDSGSYELLAPEEDFHEDLSGSSSFSVAYTSSLPAEKSPPGNRKTLFLIAEPPPQTQRRTSNPLNQPETILQYQPPPEESAIMQENETEANVFHKAQQVPLLDQSHWNPGSRISSILNSLAWPPEGDMVLAVNQGGQPLSPMPNTALTLLSEPDAKHHVSSPVQAQAPALNADHCVQPLALESYKTLTPVPHSGPHLNCNIDDHDLVALARSRSLRTATIVSDTNPVNSSDTCLIDKHVFVPATKEHNLCDLGTQDTEASDVSGVSLLAKDFFAVGNEALTSCSDTSTETVIQHMGIQHGKSSPDHLSWSSLEDLETFTNSKSRDSVQSLPMLAFTNPIHFLQLSPPSPPITQTPCQEDELPGELQWEQRTDLFGVDTKNIQAPPAITEEIESEGRVKQRLEGQEEEHCVVSQLKEEVPKHLPLEKSSSWADKKTIGVVVQAPRSSQGSLSKHRVKSKDWHRQGLKRISVPPDVVHEVYPVPSEEEAHKVHREPPISSEAVILREKKPADTMETFKRRHSKLINSSRLLYQEYSDVVLNKAIQSQKRVDSFAEDTESNLPSSPRLRRKVLSPQDSYLQRLSVSSNASLWQDIPMIRGSRLLLNMSRDEQKLQEAKFELIMSEASYLRSLNVAVDHFQRSTELQAILSNQERQWLFSRLQDVRDVSASFLFDLEEKFEENMFTFHVCDVALKHAPEFRRVYLPYVTNQTYQEQTFQRLLSGNAGFQQVLERLESDPVCQRLSLKSFLILPFQRITRLKLLLQNILKRTRPGSEEEVQATQAYDALEKLIKDCNENVQCMKSTEELIYLSQKIEFECKIFPLISQSRRLVKCGELTALDFNISSPKWKVTTRPIYLHLFNDCLLLSRPKEGGRFVVFDHAAFSDIRGEKCEMKLHGTNKNVFRLFLLQNYQGKRVEFLFRTATHSEKLRWISALVPPQGELDLLECPDAPQVQCIRTYKARENDELALEKADIIMVMQYSNDGWMEGVKLSDRERGWFPSEHVELISSRHARQKNLKEEQRVKNAKQQVFCSK